In Papilio machaon chromosome W, ilPapMach1.1, whole genome shotgun sequence, a single genomic region encodes these proteins:
- the LOC106719333 gene encoding putative nuclease HARBI1 — MSVSSLSSLSDNERPSVCRRNLKKINAFEKYTDAEFRSRFRLSKETVLYLDSIFGKSIEPLTRRNRALSSKDQILIALRFYATGSYQRVIGDTFNVEQATVNRIVHRITSKIAELKSIYIKMPTEREYIGIANRFYSIAGFPRVVGAVDCTHIKINSPGGSNSELFRNRKGYFSLNVQVVCDSNLVIRNIIARWPGSVHDSTIFNDSPLCAQFERGDFGAMVLVGDSGYPCRPYLLTPLLNPRTHAEEAYNNAQIKTRNPIERLFGILKRRFPCLQVGMGLKLKNVPPVIVACAVLHNIALSQNDAVLEEDTDNITEESVDQPISIQSNQNFIVRTTLINTHFSF; from the exons atgtcggtttcatcattatcatcgcTTTCGGACAATGAGAGGCCTAGCGTGTGTCGGCGaaacttaaagaaaattaatgcgTTTGAAAAATACACGGATGCAGAGTTTCGTTCAAGGTTTCGCTTATCGAAAgaaactgttttatatttggaCTCCATATTTGGAAAAAGTATCGAGCCTTTGACAAGACGGAACAGAGCGTTGAGTTCAAAAGACCAAATTCTAATTGCCTTACGTTTTTATGCGACAGGCAGCTACCAACGAGTGATAGGGGATACATTCAATGTTGAACAAGCAACAGTAAATAGAATCGTGCATAGGATAACATCAAAGATAGCGgagttaaaaagtatttatataaaaatgccgaCTGAACGAGAATATATCGGAATCGCAAATAG GTTTTACTCAATTGCTGGGTTTCCCAGAGTAGTGGGGGCAGTAGACTGcactcatataaaaataaattcaccaG GAGGATCTAATTCAGAATTGTTCCGGAATAGAAAAGGATACTTTTCACTTAATGTGCAAGTAGTGTGCGACTCCAATTTAGTGATAAGAAACATTATTGCCAGATGGCCTGGTTCTGTGCATGATAGcacaatttttaatgattcCCCTTTATGTGCTCAATTTGAGCGTGGAGATTTTGGCGCAATGGTACTTGTTGGAGATAGTGGCTACCCATGTCGACCCTACCTATTAACGCCACTATTAAATCCACGAACGCATGCTGAAGAAGCATACAATAACGCACAAATCAAAACGAGAAACCCAATTGAAAGGCTTTTtggtatattaaaaagaaggTTTCCATGTCTTCAAGTTGGCATGGGACtgaagttaaaaaatgttcCACCTGTCATCGTAGCATGTGCAGTTTTACACAATATTGCACTTTCACAGAATGATGCAGTGTTAGAGGAGGACACAGATAACATTACAGAGGAGTCTGTAGATCAACCTATCAGCATCCAGTCCAATCAAAACTTTATTGTTAGGACAACATTAATTAACACACATTTCTCTTTTTGA